From a single Silene latifolia isolate original U9 population chromosome 6, ASM4854445v1, whole genome shotgun sequence genomic region:
- the LOC141586095 gene encoding U-box domain-containing protein 33-like isoform X1, with protein sequence MVDVRGQIGRRVRYPEIEEFKGMGSRGEITGKPGNEVIVDDKIYVAVGKEVKESKSALIWALHNSKGKKICILYVHVPAKMIPMPMGGKFPASKVGEKELKAFREKEQQEMLSILDAYLKICAQVGVLAEKIHIEVDSTIEEGIVELISQQRIGKLVMGAAADRTYKRKIVEPKSRKAIYVRNHAPDYCHIWFVCKGYLIYTREAVKQPILHIEEKPSSALDNNQPDARSLSHDLVSKLRFSDFDEDEGSSVEFGRSSRVSFSQSSALDYNHPDARSLSQDLVSRFRFSDFDRDEGTSVGFGQSSRVSFSQSSACSVESESVFNSPCRSLARDDARETDSVLLALHQSQDKLLGSSPPSVLESSINDNLYNQLEHAMLDAENSRRVAFEESMRRQKAEKEALNSIRKAETAERLFYTEVKLRKALEEELAKGKEELENMKNHWIKVSHELHQKVDQKFSLEKLIEQSKHSMEELEEKLFSAVELLQKYKNEHEKLQIERDNALREAEKLSKQLDQGPSDSHVPVFFSVFPFSDLEKATNYFDPSLKIGEGGYGSIYKGILRHTEVAIKILSAKSMQGPREFTQEVDALSKLRHPNLVTLVGACPESWALVYEYLPGGSLEDRLICKDNAPPLPWQTRIRIATELCSALIFLHSSGPGCCIHGDLKPSNVLLDGNCVCKLSDFGMCHLVSSGETSVDHTALFFTTQPKGTFAYMDPEFLSTGELSPQSDVYSFGIILLCLLTGKSALGIAKEVKCALSDGTLKRMLDSSAGDWPFVQAEQLAHLALRCCDMNRKNRPDLESDVWRVLEPMKVSCQSSSIVRLASDNQTPNYFICPIFQEIMEDPHIASDGFTYEAEAIRGWLDSGHDSSPMTNVTLENHNLTPNRALRSAIQEWLQHNRNR encoded by the exons ATGGTGGATGTTAGGGGTCAAATTGGAAGAAGGGTGAGATACCCAGAAATTGAGGAGTTTAAGGGAATGGGATCAAGGGGAGAAATTACGGGGAAACCCGGAAATGAGGTGATAGTAGATGACAAGATATATGTGGCAGTAGGGAAAGAGGTTAAGGAGAGCAAGTCAGCACTTATATGGGCATTGCATAACTCGAAAGGGAAGAAAATATGCATCCTTTATGTTCATGTCCCTGCCAAAATGATACCCATGCCAA TGGGTGGGAAATTTCCAGCAAGTAAAGTGGGAGAGAAGGAATTGAAGGCATTTAGGGAAAAGGAACAACAAGAGATGCTCTCAATTCTAGATGCTTATCTTAAAATTTGTGCTCAAGTTGGG GTACTTGCTGAGAAAATACATATAGAAGTCGATTCCACCATAGAGGAGGGAATAGTAGAACTCATATCTCAGCAAAGGATCGGGAAACTTGTCATGGGTGCTGCTGCAGACCGTACATATAAGAG GAAAATTGTGGAACCCAAGTCAAGAAAGGCCATTTATGTGCGCAATCATGCACCTGATTATTGTCACATCTGGTTTGTCTGCAAGGGCTATCTAATCTATACGAG GGAAGCTGTGAAGCAACCAATTCTGCATATTGAAGAGAAACCGTCAAGTGCCTTGGATAATAATCAACCTGATGCCAGAAGTCTAAGTCACGATTTAGTTTCCAAATTAAGATTTTCTGATTTTGACGAAGATGAAGGTTCTTCTGTTGAATTTGGCCGATCTTCAAGGGTCAGTTTTTCACAGTCATCAGCCTTGGATTATAATCATCCCGATGCCAGAAGTCTAAGTCAAGATCTAGTTTCCAGATTTAGATTTTCTGATTTTGACAGAGATGAAGGTACTTCTGTTGGATTTGGCCAATCATCAAGGGTCAGTTTTTCACAGTCGTCAGCGTGCTCAGTGgaaagtgaatcagtttttaatTCACCCTGTCGATCATTGGCCCGTGACGATGCCAGAGAAACTGATTCCGTATTGCTGGCTTTGCATCAGTCTCAGGACAAGCTCTTGGGATCTTCACCTCCTAGCGTATTG GAAAGCAGCATAAATGATAATCTTTATAATCAACTTGAGCATGCCATGTTAGATGCTGAAAATTCACGGAGAGTTGCTTTTGAAGAATCAATGAGACGTCAAAAAGCGGAGAAGgaagccttgaattcgattcgtAAG GCTGAAACGGCTGAAAGATTGTTTTACACGGAAGTTAAATTAAGGAAAGCATTAGAAGAAGAGTTGGCTAAAGGGAAGGAGGAGCTCGAAAATATGAAGAACCATTGGATTAAAGTATCACATGAACTCCACCAGAAAGTGGATCAGAAGTTTTCACTTGAAAAGCTAATTGAGCAATCAAAACATTCAATGGAAGAGTTGGAGGAGAAATTATTCTCAGCAGTGGAGTTGTTGCAAAAGTACAAGAATGAGCATGAAAAATTGCAAATAGAGAGGGATAATGCTCTTAGAGAAGCTGAGAAGTTGAGCAAACAACTCGATCAGGGACCATCAGACTCACACGTCCCTGTTTTCTTCTCTGTGTTTCCTTTCTCTGATTTGGAAAAGGCGACTAATTATTTTGATCCATCCTTGAAAATCGGGGAAGGAGGCTATGGAAGCATATATAAAGGAATCTTACGCCACACTGAAGTAGCAATAAAGATACTCAGTGCTAAAAGCATGCAGGGTCCTCGAGAGTTTACTCAAGAG GTTGATGCTTTAAGCAAGCTGCGGCATCCAAACTTGGTAACTCTAGTGGGTGCCTGTCCAGAATCTTGGGCTCTTGTTTATGAGTATCTACCCGGAGGAAGCCTTGAGGACCGACTCATCTGTAAGGATAATGCTCCCCCACTACCATGGCAGACCAGAATTCGGATAGCCACAGAGTTATGTTCTGCCCTCATCTTCCTCCATTCAAGCGGACCTGGTTGTTGTATACATGGTGACTTAAAACCCTCAAATGTGCTTCTTGATGGAAATTGTGTGTGCAAGCTCAGCGATTTTGGCATGTGCCATCTGGTATCAAGTGGTGAAACCTCAGTGGATCATACTGCATTATTTTTCACTACACAACCGAAGGGCACGTTTGCTTACATGGACCCTGAGTTTCTTTCAACTGGAGAACTTTCACCTCAGTCTGATGTTTATTCATTTGGGATTATATTGTTATGCCTATTGACCGGAAAATCAGCCTTAGGAATAGCTAAGGAAGTGAAGTGTGCTTTGTCTGACGGTACTCTCAAACGCATGTTGGACTCTTCTGCTGGAGACTGGCCTTTTGTCCAGGCCGAGCAGCTAGCTCACTTGGCTTTGAGGTGTTGTGATATGAACAGAAAGAATCGTCCTGACCTTGAATCTGATGTATGGAGAGTGCTTGAACCGATGAAAGTCTCATGCCAAAGCTCTTCTATTGTTCGACTGGCTTCTGACAACCAAACACCAAATTATTTCATTTGCCCCATTTTTCAG GAAATAATGGAGGATCCACACATTGCTTCTGACGGTTTTACTTATGAAGCAGAAGCTATTAGAGGTTGGCTAGATAGTGGTCATGATAGTTCACCTATGACTAATGTGACACTTGAAAACCATAACCTTACCCCTAATCGTGCTCTCCGCTCTGCAATTCAAGAGTGGTTACAACATAATCGAAACAGATGA
- the LOC141586095 gene encoding U-box domain-containing protein 33-like isoform X3: MGAAADRTYKRKIVEPKSRKAIYVRNHAPDYCHIWFVCKGYLIYTREAVKQPILHIEEKPSSALDNNQPDARSLSHDLVSKLRFSDFDEDEGSSVEFGRSSRVSFSQSSALDYNHPDARSLSQDLVSRFRFSDFDRDEGTSVGFGQSSRVSFSQSSACSVESESVFNSPCRSLARDDARETDSVLLALHQSQDKLLGSSPPSVLESSINDNLYNQLEHAMLDAENSRRVAFEESMRRQKAEKEALNSIRKAETAERLFYTEVKLRKALEEELAKGKEELENMKNHWIKVSHELHQKVDQKFSLEKLIEQSKHSMEELEEKLFSAVELLQKYKNEHEKLQIERDNALREAEKLSKQLDQGPSDSHVPVFFSVFPFSDLEKATNYFDPSLKIGEGGYGSIYKGILRHTEVAIKILSAKSMQGPREFTQEVDALSKLRHPNLVTLVGACPESWALVYEYLPGGSLEDRLICKDNAPPLPWQTRIRIATELCSALIFLHSSGPGCCIHGDLKPSNVLLDGNCVCKLSDFGMCHLVSSGETSVDHTALFFTTQPKGTFAYMDPEFLSTGELSPQSDVYSFGIILLCLLTGKSALGIAKEVKCALSDGTLKRMLDSSAGDWPFVQAEQLAHLALRCCDMNRKNRPDLESDVWRVLEPMKVSCQSSSIVRLASDNQTPNYFICPIFQEIMEDPHIASDGFTYEAEAIRGWLDSGHDSSPMTNVTLENHNLTPNRALRSAIQEWLQHNRNR; encoded by the exons ATGGGTGCTGCTGCAGACCGTACATATAAGAG GAAAATTGTGGAACCCAAGTCAAGAAAGGCCATTTATGTGCGCAATCATGCACCTGATTATTGTCACATCTGGTTTGTCTGCAAGGGCTATCTAATCTATACGAG GGAAGCTGTGAAGCAACCAATTCTGCATATTGAAGAGAAACCGTCAAGTGCCTTGGATAATAATCAACCTGATGCCAGAAGTCTAAGTCACGATTTAGTTTCCAAATTAAGATTTTCTGATTTTGACGAAGATGAAGGTTCTTCTGTTGAATTTGGCCGATCTTCAAGGGTCAGTTTTTCACAGTCATCAGCCTTGGATTATAATCATCCCGATGCCAGAAGTCTAAGTCAAGATCTAGTTTCCAGATTTAGATTTTCTGATTTTGACAGAGATGAAGGTACTTCTGTTGGATTTGGCCAATCATCAAGGGTCAGTTTTTCACAGTCGTCAGCGTGCTCAGTGgaaagtgaatcagtttttaatTCACCCTGTCGATCATTGGCCCGTGACGATGCCAGAGAAACTGATTCCGTATTGCTGGCTTTGCATCAGTCTCAGGACAAGCTCTTGGGATCTTCACCTCCTAGCGTATTG GAAAGCAGCATAAATGATAATCTTTATAATCAACTTGAGCATGCCATGTTAGATGCTGAAAATTCACGGAGAGTTGCTTTTGAAGAATCAATGAGACGTCAAAAAGCGGAGAAGgaagccttgaattcgattcgtAAG GCTGAAACGGCTGAAAGATTGTTTTACACGGAAGTTAAATTAAGGAAAGCATTAGAAGAAGAGTTGGCTAAAGGGAAGGAGGAGCTCGAAAATATGAAGAACCATTGGATTAAAGTATCACATGAACTCCACCAGAAAGTGGATCAGAAGTTTTCACTTGAAAAGCTAATTGAGCAATCAAAACATTCAATGGAAGAGTTGGAGGAGAAATTATTCTCAGCAGTGGAGTTGTTGCAAAAGTACAAGAATGAGCATGAAAAATTGCAAATAGAGAGGGATAATGCTCTTAGAGAAGCTGAGAAGTTGAGCAAACAACTCGATCAGGGACCATCAGACTCACACGTCCCTGTTTTCTTCTCTGTGTTTCCTTTCTCTGATTTGGAAAAGGCGACTAATTATTTTGATCCATCCTTGAAAATCGGGGAAGGAGGCTATGGAAGCATATATAAAGGAATCTTACGCCACACTGAAGTAGCAATAAAGATACTCAGTGCTAAAAGCATGCAGGGTCCTCGAGAGTTTACTCAAGAG GTTGATGCTTTAAGCAAGCTGCGGCATCCAAACTTGGTAACTCTAGTGGGTGCCTGTCCAGAATCTTGGGCTCTTGTTTATGAGTATCTACCCGGAGGAAGCCTTGAGGACCGACTCATCTGTAAGGATAATGCTCCCCCACTACCATGGCAGACCAGAATTCGGATAGCCACAGAGTTATGTTCTGCCCTCATCTTCCTCCATTCAAGCGGACCTGGTTGTTGTATACATGGTGACTTAAAACCCTCAAATGTGCTTCTTGATGGAAATTGTGTGTGCAAGCTCAGCGATTTTGGCATGTGCCATCTGGTATCAAGTGGTGAAACCTCAGTGGATCATACTGCATTATTTTTCACTACACAACCGAAGGGCACGTTTGCTTACATGGACCCTGAGTTTCTTTCAACTGGAGAACTTTCACCTCAGTCTGATGTTTATTCATTTGGGATTATATTGTTATGCCTATTGACCGGAAAATCAGCCTTAGGAATAGCTAAGGAAGTGAAGTGTGCTTTGTCTGACGGTACTCTCAAACGCATGTTGGACTCTTCTGCTGGAGACTGGCCTTTTGTCCAGGCCGAGCAGCTAGCTCACTTGGCTTTGAGGTGTTGTGATATGAACAGAAAGAATCGTCCTGACCTTGAATCTGATGTATGGAGAGTGCTTGAACCGATGAAAGTCTCATGCCAAAGCTCTTCTATTGTTCGACTGGCTTCTGACAACCAAACACCAAATTATTTCATTTGCCCCATTTTTCAG GAAATAATGGAGGATCCACACATTGCTTCTGACGGTTTTACTTATGAAGCAGAAGCTATTAGAGGTTGGCTAGATAGTGGTCATGATAGTTCACCTATGACTAATGTGACACTTGAAAACCATAACCTTACCCCTAATCGTGCTCTCCGCTCTGCAATTCAAGAGTGGTTACAACATAATCGAAACAGATGA
- the LOC141586095 gene encoding U-box domain-containing protein 33-like isoform X2, producing MGSRGEITGKPGNEVIVDDKIYVAVGKEVKESKSALIWALHNSKGKKICILYVHVPAKMIPMPMGGKFPASKVGEKELKAFREKEQQEMLSILDAYLKICAQVGVLAEKIHIEVDSTIEEGIVELISQQRIGKLVMGAAADRTYKRKIVEPKSRKAIYVRNHAPDYCHIWFVCKGYLIYTREAVKQPILHIEEKPSSALDNNQPDARSLSHDLVSKLRFSDFDEDEGSSVEFGRSSRVSFSQSSALDYNHPDARSLSQDLVSRFRFSDFDRDEGTSVGFGQSSRVSFSQSSACSVESESVFNSPCRSLARDDARETDSVLLALHQSQDKLLGSSPPSVLESSINDNLYNQLEHAMLDAENSRRVAFEESMRRQKAEKEALNSIRKAETAERLFYTEVKLRKALEEELAKGKEELENMKNHWIKVSHELHQKVDQKFSLEKLIEQSKHSMEELEEKLFSAVELLQKYKNEHEKLQIERDNALREAEKLSKQLDQGPSDSHVPVFFSVFPFSDLEKATNYFDPSLKIGEGGYGSIYKGILRHTEVAIKILSAKSMQGPREFTQEVDALSKLRHPNLVTLVGACPESWALVYEYLPGGSLEDRLICKDNAPPLPWQTRIRIATELCSALIFLHSSGPGCCIHGDLKPSNVLLDGNCVCKLSDFGMCHLVSSGETSVDHTALFFTTQPKGTFAYMDPEFLSTGELSPQSDVYSFGIILLCLLTGKSALGIAKEVKCALSDGTLKRMLDSSAGDWPFVQAEQLAHLALRCCDMNRKNRPDLESDVWRVLEPMKVSCQSSSIVRLASDNQTPNYFICPIFQEIMEDPHIASDGFTYEAEAIRGWLDSGHDSSPMTNVTLENHNLTPNRALRSAIQEWLQHNRNR from the exons ATGGGATCAAGGGGAGAAATTACGGGGAAACCCGGAAATGAGGTGATAGTAGATGACAAGATATATGTGGCAGTAGGGAAAGAGGTTAAGGAGAGCAAGTCAGCACTTATATGGGCATTGCATAACTCGAAAGGGAAGAAAATATGCATCCTTTATGTTCATGTCCCTGCCAAAATGATACCCATGCCAA TGGGTGGGAAATTTCCAGCAAGTAAAGTGGGAGAGAAGGAATTGAAGGCATTTAGGGAAAAGGAACAACAAGAGATGCTCTCAATTCTAGATGCTTATCTTAAAATTTGTGCTCAAGTTGGG GTACTTGCTGAGAAAATACATATAGAAGTCGATTCCACCATAGAGGAGGGAATAGTAGAACTCATATCTCAGCAAAGGATCGGGAAACTTGTCATGGGTGCTGCTGCAGACCGTACATATAAGAG GAAAATTGTGGAACCCAAGTCAAGAAAGGCCATTTATGTGCGCAATCATGCACCTGATTATTGTCACATCTGGTTTGTCTGCAAGGGCTATCTAATCTATACGAG GGAAGCTGTGAAGCAACCAATTCTGCATATTGAAGAGAAACCGTCAAGTGCCTTGGATAATAATCAACCTGATGCCAGAAGTCTAAGTCACGATTTAGTTTCCAAATTAAGATTTTCTGATTTTGACGAAGATGAAGGTTCTTCTGTTGAATTTGGCCGATCTTCAAGGGTCAGTTTTTCACAGTCATCAGCCTTGGATTATAATCATCCCGATGCCAGAAGTCTAAGTCAAGATCTAGTTTCCAGATTTAGATTTTCTGATTTTGACAGAGATGAAGGTACTTCTGTTGGATTTGGCCAATCATCAAGGGTCAGTTTTTCACAGTCGTCAGCGTGCTCAGTGgaaagtgaatcagtttttaatTCACCCTGTCGATCATTGGCCCGTGACGATGCCAGAGAAACTGATTCCGTATTGCTGGCTTTGCATCAGTCTCAGGACAAGCTCTTGGGATCTTCACCTCCTAGCGTATTG GAAAGCAGCATAAATGATAATCTTTATAATCAACTTGAGCATGCCATGTTAGATGCTGAAAATTCACGGAGAGTTGCTTTTGAAGAATCAATGAGACGTCAAAAAGCGGAGAAGgaagccttgaattcgattcgtAAG GCTGAAACGGCTGAAAGATTGTTTTACACGGAAGTTAAATTAAGGAAAGCATTAGAAGAAGAGTTGGCTAAAGGGAAGGAGGAGCTCGAAAATATGAAGAACCATTGGATTAAAGTATCACATGAACTCCACCAGAAAGTGGATCAGAAGTTTTCACTTGAAAAGCTAATTGAGCAATCAAAACATTCAATGGAAGAGTTGGAGGAGAAATTATTCTCAGCAGTGGAGTTGTTGCAAAAGTACAAGAATGAGCATGAAAAATTGCAAATAGAGAGGGATAATGCTCTTAGAGAAGCTGAGAAGTTGAGCAAACAACTCGATCAGGGACCATCAGACTCACACGTCCCTGTTTTCTTCTCTGTGTTTCCTTTCTCTGATTTGGAAAAGGCGACTAATTATTTTGATCCATCCTTGAAAATCGGGGAAGGAGGCTATGGAAGCATATATAAAGGAATCTTACGCCACACTGAAGTAGCAATAAAGATACTCAGTGCTAAAAGCATGCAGGGTCCTCGAGAGTTTACTCAAGAG GTTGATGCTTTAAGCAAGCTGCGGCATCCAAACTTGGTAACTCTAGTGGGTGCCTGTCCAGAATCTTGGGCTCTTGTTTATGAGTATCTACCCGGAGGAAGCCTTGAGGACCGACTCATCTGTAAGGATAATGCTCCCCCACTACCATGGCAGACCAGAATTCGGATAGCCACAGAGTTATGTTCTGCCCTCATCTTCCTCCATTCAAGCGGACCTGGTTGTTGTATACATGGTGACTTAAAACCCTCAAATGTGCTTCTTGATGGAAATTGTGTGTGCAAGCTCAGCGATTTTGGCATGTGCCATCTGGTATCAAGTGGTGAAACCTCAGTGGATCATACTGCATTATTTTTCACTACACAACCGAAGGGCACGTTTGCTTACATGGACCCTGAGTTTCTTTCAACTGGAGAACTTTCACCTCAGTCTGATGTTTATTCATTTGGGATTATATTGTTATGCCTATTGACCGGAAAATCAGCCTTAGGAATAGCTAAGGAAGTGAAGTGTGCTTTGTCTGACGGTACTCTCAAACGCATGTTGGACTCTTCTGCTGGAGACTGGCCTTTTGTCCAGGCCGAGCAGCTAGCTCACTTGGCTTTGAGGTGTTGTGATATGAACAGAAAGAATCGTCCTGACCTTGAATCTGATGTATGGAGAGTGCTTGAACCGATGAAAGTCTCATGCCAAAGCTCTTCTATTGTTCGACTGGCTTCTGACAACCAAACACCAAATTATTTCATTTGCCCCATTTTTCAG GAAATAATGGAGGATCCACACATTGCTTCTGACGGTTTTACTTATGAAGCAGAAGCTATTAGAGGTTGGCTAGATAGTGGTCATGATAGTTCACCTATGACTAATGTGACACTTGAAAACCATAACCTTACCCCTAATCGTGCTCTCCGCTCTGCAATTCAAGAGTGGTTACAACATAATCGAAACAGATGA